A region from the Beduinella massiliensis genome encodes:
- a CDS encoding ABC transporter permease subunit, whose amino-acid sequence MKLVKFFLTRILIWVLTIWVGVSIVFVIQRMMPSDPIESMIAKMTTMGTRVTPEEIDATRATLQKQFGLDGTLWEQYTTAIGRMLTFDFGPSLSMYPTRVMDLISASLPYTVSLLLFTTLFSWIAGNAIGLLAGFKKDKWYSKLLETVSICIYPTPYFIMALVFIILFCYINKWFPLMATLPATFSFSWEWLSKVVYNSFLPALSLILLGCGWWIISMKSLSSNVAEEDFVSYGRMKGLSERTIGYRYVFRNSILTQVTALGLHLGGVFSGSLMTEIFFGYPGVGMLLQNAITSADYNLMLGLITISIFAVSTATLIIDLIYPFLDPRIRYS is encoded by the coding sequence GTGAAACTGGTGAAATTTTTTCTCACGCGCATCCTGATCTGGGTCCTGACCATCTGGGTCGGCGTATCCATCGTGTTCGTCATTCAGCGCATGATGCCCTCCGACCCCATCGAGTCGATGATCGCCAAGATGACGACGATGGGCACCCGCGTGACGCCCGAGGAAATCGACGCGACGCGCGCGACGCTGCAAAAGCAATTCGGCCTGGACGGAACCCTCTGGGAGCAGTACACGACCGCCATCGGCCGCATGCTGACCTTCGACTTCGGCCCGTCCCTTTCCATGTACCCTACGCGGGTGATGGACCTCATCTCCGCCTCCCTGCCCTACACGGTGAGCCTGCTACTGTTCACGACGCTGTTTTCGTGGATCGCCGGCAACGCGATCGGCCTGCTGGCGGGCTTTAAAAAGGACAAGTGGTATTCCAAGCTGCTGGAAACGGTCAGCATCTGCATTTATCCCACGCCTTACTTCATCATGGCGCTGGTCTTCATCATCCTGTTCTGCTACATCAACAAGTGGTTCCCATTGATGGCAACTTTGCCGGCCACCTTCTCCTTCTCGTGGGAGTGGCTGTCCAAAGTCGTATATAACTCCTTCCTGCCCGCGCTTTCGCTGATCCTGCTCGGCTGCGGCTGGTGGATCATCAGCATGAAGTCCCTATCCTCCAACGTCGCGGAGGAGGACTTCGTGAGCTATGGGCGCATGAAGGGCCTTTCGGAGCGCACGATCGGCTACCGCTACGTGTTCCGCAACTCCATTCTCACGCAGGTGACGGCGCTCGGGCTGCACCTGGGCGGCGTGTTCAGCGGCTCTTTGATGACGGAGATCTTCTTCGGCTATCCGGGCGTCGGCATGCTGCTGCAAAACGCGATCACCTCCGCGGACTACAACCTGATGCTGGGGCTCATCACCATCTCCATCTTCGCCGTCTCTACCGCGACGCTCATCATCGACCTGATCTATCCGTTCCTCGACCCGCGCATCCGCTATAGCTGA
- a CDS encoding ABC transporter substrate-binding protein, whose amino-acid sequence MKKWLTLVLAAIMLATMVPAMSLAEETTIAGTPRSQTLVVDPLDGKIGNPYQCNPYMTGTNFSSGLHQLVYSNLWDINTITGEQFCDLAASFPEPLNDDYTSFRVKIREGLKWSDGETFDANDVVFTINTLMEHKDQLPDGANLATYIKEIRLVNDYEIQIDTLESYPKLSQTMGVTVWGNSIRPIPEHIFSKIDILTDPYTDPVSIGPYVLVDRDPQGYWFLYQKREDWQYSDVGAIKGEPKPEYVLFQSFGTEEKRVMAMLNNEIDILCDITPESWDVLQAGNEYVQTWLDSYPYGCFDDPCQRGIVFNCMAEPFDKVDVRWAMALALDINQVSMDTFNGQMRVSPVNMPPTTFMMNAVHMPLRDWLVNYTWEDGYQPFDKDYALKMAEILKEEGIEGLPESEDELVELFGIGWWKHDPDKAAELLTKSGLSKNDQGLWTYGGEVLSFEIVAPADFEMQSNRLAYACADQWRAFGFDVTVQAADSSVFNTLGNMGQFTAGAYWPSCGVQLDFYGNLAGWHKKLVSPIGQTSAGGPAHLSSDKISDILDEMSKLPSDDPKIEEVAHNLMKAFVEEAGWLPMFGTTKLVPVNNYYWTNYVSADNAYDGPWWWWSCFKFQMPEITPAAR is encoded by the coding sequence GGCACCCCGCGTTCGCAGACGCTGGTGGTCGATCCGCTGGACGGAAAAATCGGCAACCCCTACCAGTGCAACCCCTACATGACGGGCACGAATTTCTCCTCCGGACTGCACCAGCTGGTGTATTCCAACCTCTGGGACATCAACACCATCACGGGCGAACAGTTCTGTGACCTGGCCGCGAGCTTCCCGGAGCCCCTGAACGACGACTACACCTCCTTTCGCGTCAAGATTCGCGAGGGACTCAAGTGGAGCGACGGCGAGACGTTCGACGCAAACGACGTCGTCTTCACGATCAACACCCTGATGGAGCACAAGGATCAGCTGCCGGACGGCGCGAACCTTGCCACCTACATCAAGGAAATTCGCCTGGTGAACGACTACGAAATCCAGATCGACACGCTGGAAAGCTATCCGAAGCTTTCGCAGACGATGGGCGTCACGGTATGGGGCAACTCGATCCGCCCGATTCCGGAGCACATCTTCTCCAAGATCGACATCCTGACCGATCCGTACACCGACCCGGTCTCCATCGGGCCGTACGTGCTGGTCGATCGCGACCCGCAGGGCTACTGGTTCCTCTATCAGAAGCGCGAGGACTGGCAGTACTCCGACGTGGGCGCCATCAAGGGCGAGCCCAAGCCGGAATACGTGCTCTTCCAGAGCTTCGGCACCGAGGAAAAGCGCGTGATGGCGATGCTCAACAACGAGATCGACATCCTGTGCGACATCACCCCCGAGTCCTGGGACGTGCTGCAGGCGGGCAATGAATACGTGCAGACCTGGCTGGACAGCTATCCCTACGGCTGCTTCGACGACCCCTGCCAGCGCGGCATCGTGTTCAACTGCATGGCGGAGCCGTTCGACAAGGTGGACGTGCGCTGGGCCATGGCGCTGGCGCTCGACATCAACCAGGTTTCCATGGACACCTTCAACGGCCAGATGCGCGTGTCTCCCGTGAACATGCCGCCGACGACCTTCATGATGAACGCCGTGCACATGCCGCTTCGCGACTGGCTGGTGAACTACACCTGGGAGGACGGCTATCAGCCGTTTGACAAGGACTACGCCCTGAAGATGGCCGAGATCCTCAAGGAAGAGGGCATCGAGGGCCTGCCGGAGAGCGAGGACGAGCTGGTCGAGCTGTTCGGCATCGGCTGGTGGAAGCACGACCCGGATAAGGCGGCCGAACTGCTCACGAAGAGCGGCCTTTCCAAGAACGACCAGGGCCTGTGGACCTATGGCGGCGAAGTGCTCAGCTTTGAAATCGTCGCCCCCGCGGACTTTGAGATGCAGTCCAACCGCCTGGCCTACGCCTGCGCCGACCAGTGGCGCGCGTTCGGCTTCGACGTGACCGTGCAGGCCGCCGATAGCTCCGTGTTCAACACCCTGGGCAACATGGGCCAGTTCACCGCGGGCGCCTACTGGCCGTCCTGCGGCGTGCAGCTCGACTTCTACGGCAACCTCGCGGGCTGGCACAAGAAGCTGGTCTCCCCGATCGGCCAGACCAGCGCCGGCGGCCCCGCACACCTTTCGAGCGACAAGATCTCCGACATCCTGGACGAGATGTCCAAGCTGCCCTCCGACGACCCGAAGATCGAAGAGGTGGCGCACAACCTGATGAAGGCGTTCGTGGAAGAGGCCGGCTGGCTGCCGATGTTCGGCACGACCAAGCTGGTGCCGGTCAACAACTACTACTGGACGAACTACGTCTCGGCCGACAACGCCTACGACGGTCCGTGGTGGTGGTGGTCCTGCTTCAAGTTCCAGATGCCGGAAATCACCCCCGCCGCCCGATAA